In Solanum pennellii chromosome 3, SPENNV200, a single window of DNA contains:
- the LOC107014733 gene encoding superoxide dismutase [Fe], chloroplastic — translation MMAAATASATLFSPFLPSPGFHESYRSLNWRTHKKQIASKAGTVKVTAKFELNPPPYPMNALEPHMSRTTFEYHWGKHHRAYVDNLNKQIFGTELDELTLEDIVLITYNQGNLLPPFNNAAQAWNHQFFWESMKPGGGGQPSGELLKLINRDFGSFEAFVKEFKAAAATQFGSGWAWLAYKANRLDVGNASNPHPSDEDKKLVIVKTPNAINPLVWDYSPLLTIDVWEHAYYLDFRNRRPDYISIFMEKLVSWEAVSSRLEAAQAQAAEREKEEERKKREEEEEYQDGNEVREMYVETTDSEAD, via the exons ATGATGGCTGCCGCCACAGCTTCTGCTACACTGTTCTCTCCATTTCTTCCTTCCCCAG GATTTCATGAGTCATATCGAAGCCTAAATTGGAGAACCCACAAG AAGCAGATAGCGAGTAAAGCTGGTACTGTTAAAGTTACAGCTAAATTTGAGCTGAATCCTCCACCTTATCCTATG AATGCTCTAGAGCCTCATATGAGCCGGACTACATTTGAATATCACTGGGGGAAGCATCACAGGGCCTATGTTGACAACTTAAACAAGCAAATATTCGGAACAGAATTGGATGAACTGACGCTAGAGGACATAGTACTTATTACATATAACCAAGGCAATCTCCTTCCACCATTCAACAATGCTGCACAG GCTTGGAACCATCAATTCTTCTGGGAGTCTATGAAACCTGGTGGAGGAGGACAGCCATCTGGTGAACtattaaaattaatcaacaGAGACTTCGGCTCCTTTGAAGCATTTGTTAAAGAATTTAAGGCAGCTGCTGCAACACAATTTGGTTCTGGGTGGGCTTGGCTTGCAT ACAAAGCAAATAGACTTGATGTAGGAAACGCGTCAAATCCCCATCCTTCCGATGAGGACAAAAAGCTTGTGATTGTGAAAACACCTAATGCTATAAACCCCCTCGTTTGGGATTACTCG CCACTCCTAACTATAGATGTTTGGGAG CATGCTTACTATCTGGACTTCCGG AATCGGCGCCCTGACTACATATCAATCTTTATGGAGAAGCTTGTATCATGGGAGGCAGTGAGTTCTAGGCTTGAAGCAGCTCAAGCTCAAGCTGCTGAGcgggaaaaagaagaagagaggaaGAAGAGAGAGGAGGAAGAGGAGTATCAAGATGGTAATGAAGTTAGAGAGATGTATGTGGAAACTACAGATTCTGAGGCAGACTAA